Proteins from one Hoplias malabaricus isolate fHopMal1 chromosome 2, fHopMal1.hap1, whole genome shotgun sequence genomic window:
- the atg4da gene encoding cysteine protease atg4da: protein MSVSGLTMNSVSPSAAQYVSSGTLHEDLVDVRRLPTASAQVLEPRNHFRHGFLSDGTKEESGEPDEVDRLKLKLMSAWNNVKYGWSVKTKTVFNKTSPLILMGQSYLLNSEDEVERFRLAFGSRVWLTYRKEFPQLEGSSLTSDCGWGCMLRSGQMLLAQGLLTHLLPSDWRWLDCPQLTDVDFEVLRPRSPSRTAGISIPSFSSSWGTGGIQRQPPSVSTVDGLKRTQSIRSQLVRDPQAEVLHRRVVSWFGDQPAAPFGVHRLVELGRESGKKAGDWYGPSLVAHILRKAVSRSSEVQNLAVYVAQDCTVYKEDVMRLCDQDSSSGSEWKSVIILVPVRLGGETLNPSYIECVKNILRLDCCIGIIGGKPKHSLFFIGFQDEQLLYLDPHYCQPVVDVTQGIFSLESFHCNSPRKMNFSRMDPSCTIGFYARSKKDLESLCSAVSVALTSKERYPIFTFVEGRGQDYGLEGYSAESTSTSTHIIPPSGLSLNAKRGSADEFVFL, encoded by the exons ATGTCAGTATCAGGCCTGACGATGAACTCAGTCTCTCCCAGCGCCGCTCAGTATGTGAGCAGTGGGACTCTTCATGAAGACCTTGTGGATGTGAGGAGGTTACCCACTGCTTCTGCACAGGTTCTGGAGCCCAGGAACCATTTCAGACATGGGTTTCTCTCTGATGGCACCAAAGAAGAATCGGGAGAACCAGACGAAGTGGACCGTCTGAAACTGAAGCTGATGTCCGCATGGAACAACGTCAAATATG GATGGTCAGTGAAAACCAAAACCGTCTTTAACAAAACATCTCCTCTGATCTTAATGGGCCAGTCTTACTTGCTCAATAGTGAAG ATGAGGTGGAGCGTTTCCGGCTGGCGTTTGGCTCTCGTGTCTGGCTCACCTACAGGAAGGAGTTTCCTCAGCTGGAGGGGTCCAGTCTGACCTCCGACTGCGGCTGGGGCTGCATGCTTCGCAGTGGGCAGATGCTGCTGGCTCAGGGTCTGTTGACCCACCTTCTGCCTTCAG ATTGGCGATGGCTGGACTGTCCTCAGCTGACCGATGTGGATTTTGAGGTGCTGAGGCCACGCTCACCGTCCCGAACCGCTGGGATCTCCATCCCCTCCTTCAGCTCCTCCTGGGGCACTGGTGGGATTCAGAGACAGCCGCCCAGTGTCAGCACTGTTGATGGTCTGAAACGAACCCAGTCGATCCGTTCTCAGTTGGTGCGGGATCCTCAAGCCGAAGTGCTTCACCGGAGGGTGGTTTCCTGGTTCGGGGATCAGCCAGCCGCACCTTTTGGTGTGCACCGTCTGGTGGAGCTCGGCAGAGAGTCGGGGAAGAAAGCGGGTGACTGGTACGGACCATCACTCGTCGCACACATACTGCG aaaAGCAGTGTCCAGAAGCTCAGAGGTGCAGAATCTGGCTGTGTATGTGGCGCAGGACTGCACAG tgtataaaGAGGATGTGATGAGGCTGTGTGATCAGGACTCCAGCAGTGGTTCAGAATGGAAGTCTGTAATTATACTGGTCCCAGTTCGACTCGGAGGCGAGACACTCAACCCCTCTTACATCGAGTGTGTGAAG AACATTTTGAGGTTGGACTGCTGTATCGGAATCATTGGAGGGAAACCCAAACACTCACTCTTCTTCATTGGCTTTCAAG aCGAGCAGCTATTGTATTTAGACCCACACTACTGTCAGCCTGTGGTAGACGTCACACAAGGCATCTTCTCATTGGAG tcgtTTCACTGTAACTCTCCCAGGAAGATGAACTTCAGCCGAATGGATCCCAGTTGCACCATTGGCTTCTACGCTCGCAGTAAAAAGGACTTGGAATCTCTGTGTTCAGCCGTCAGTGTG GCCCTGACGTCAAAGGAGCGCTACCCCATCTTTACCTTTGTGGAGGGCAGGGGCCAGGACTATGGACTGGAGGGCTACAGCGCAGAGAGCACAAGCACCTCCACTCACATTATCCCTCCCAGTGGACTCAGTTTAAACGCAAAGAGAGGCAGCGCTGACGAGTTTGTCTTTCTATGA